The proteins below come from a single Gordonia pseudamarae genomic window:
- a CDS encoding TauD/TfdA dioxygenase family protein: MIDTTALTPSMGVQVHGVDSLDDDAVIAACLEALKWRGVLLIRGLQLDEAAQVAFSKKLGPVLAPAGKEIFTVSLDPSKSRSAEYLKGTFHWHIDDTTNDIPAKATMLACKHAAMVGGGTEFASTYAAYENLPEHDRKRYEGLRVLHSFEASQRLVNPDPTDEQLAAWRSLPTHETSLVWNRKDGRRSLVLGATADHIVGIPESESREILDELLAWSTQERFSYTHEWQQGDVVIWDNTGMLHRALPYDPSSERLMHRTTIAGDEAWC, from the coding sequence GTGATCGACACAACAGCCCTCACGCCCTCGATGGGTGTGCAAGTACATGGGGTCGACAGCCTCGACGACGACGCGGTCATCGCGGCCTGCCTCGAAGCGCTCAAGTGGCGCGGCGTCCTGCTGATCCGCGGACTCCAACTCGACGAGGCGGCGCAGGTCGCGTTCAGCAAGAAGCTCGGCCCCGTGCTGGCCCCGGCGGGCAAGGAGATCTTCACCGTCTCCCTCGACCCGTCCAAGTCCCGGTCGGCCGAGTACCTCAAGGGCACATTCCACTGGCATATCGACGACACCACCAACGACATCCCGGCCAAGGCGACGATGCTCGCCTGCAAGCACGCCGCGATGGTAGGCGGCGGAACAGAATTCGCCAGCACCTACGCCGCCTACGAGAACCTGCCCGAACACGACCGCAAACGCTACGAGGGCCTGCGTGTACTGCACAGTTTCGAGGCATCGCAGCGCCTGGTCAACCCGGACCCCACCGACGAGCAACTGGCCGCCTGGCGCAGTCTGCCCACCCACGAGACCTCACTGGTGTGGAACCGCAAGGACGGACGGCGCTCGCTGGTACTGGGTGCCACCGCCGACCACATCGTCGGCATCCCCGAGTCCGAAAGCCGCGAGATCCTCGATGAGTTGCTCGCGTGGTCGACCCAGGAGCGCTTCTCCTACACCCATGAGTGGCAACAGGGCGACGTGGTCATCTGGGACAACACCGGAATGCTGCACCGCGCACTGCCTTACGACCCGTCGTCGGAACGTCTGATGCATCGCACGACGATCGCCGGCGACGAGGCGTGGTGCTGA
- a CDS encoding mycofactocin-coupled SDR family oxidoreductase yields MGRVEGKVAFVTGAARGQGRSHAVRLAEEGADIIAVDLCKNIDSMGYPMATPEDLEETARLIEKEGRRVITAVADVRDAEGLRAAVERGINELGKLDVVVAQAGVAGMKGDPPTQAWCDVIDTNLIGTINAVQVALPHLSEGASIIATGSLAAMMDISKVDQPGKDLGGVAYVFSKRTLSNYIHELATHIAPQGIRANVIHPTNCNTDMLQSEPMYRSFRPDLEAPTREDATPAFYVQQAMRVPWVEPGDISNMVLFLASDESRYVTGMQMRVDAGGYLKWYDYRV; encoded by the coding sequence ATGGGACGTGTAGAAGGCAAGGTAGCTTTTGTCACCGGCGCCGCACGCGGCCAAGGCCGCAGCCACGCGGTACGGCTGGCCGAGGAAGGCGCCGACATCATCGCCGTCGACCTCTGCAAGAACATCGACTCGATGGGCTATCCGATGGCCACCCCGGAGGACCTGGAAGAGACCGCCCGACTAATCGAGAAGGAGGGACGCCGGGTCATCACGGCGGTGGCCGATGTCCGCGACGCCGAAGGACTGCGTGCGGCCGTCGAACGCGGCATCAACGAACTCGGCAAGCTCGATGTGGTGGTGGCCCAGGCCGGTGTGGCCGGTATGAAGGGCGACCCGCCCACGCAGGCGTGGTGCGATGTGATCGACACCAATCTCATCGGCACGATCAACGCGGTACAGGTGGCGTTGCCGCACCTGTCCGAGGGTGCCTCGATTATCGCGACCGGCTCGCTCGCGGCGATGATGGACATCAGCAAGGTCGATCAGCCCGGCAAGGATCTCGGCGGTGTCGCGTACGTGTTCTCCAAGCGCACGCTGTCCAACTACATCCACGAGCTGGCCACCCATATCGCCCCGCAGGGCATCCGCGCCAATGTCATTCACCCCACCAACTGCAACACCGACATGTTGCAGAGTGAGCCGATGTACCGCTCGTTCCGGCCCGATCTGGAGGCACCCACCCGTGAGGACGCCACCCCCGCCTTCTACGTCCAGCAGGCGATGCGCGTGCCGTGGGTCGAGCCCGGTGACATCAGCAACATGGTGTTGTTCCTCGCCTCCGATGAATCCCGATACGTCACCGGCATGCAGATGCGTGTCGACGCCGGTGGCTACCTCAAGTGGTACGACTACCGCGTATAG
- a CDS encoding SDR family NAD(P)-dependent oxidoreductase, with the protein MKNAVVTGGGSGIGAAVAERLRSEGYHVATIDLTPSPDDPLAKAADVTDPVRLAAAFSAIREQLGPITILVNAAGLDGFSKFSDIDFDSWRKVIDVNLNGVYHTVQAVLPDMVEAGWGRIVNISSSSAHSGQPFMAHYVAAKSAVNGLTKALALELGPKGITVNAVPPGFIDTPMLRNAENQKNLGGTVEDHIKRTPVRRVGRPQDIAAACAFLISEDAGYVTGQILGVNGGRNT; encoded by the coding sequence ATGAAGAATGCCGTTGTGACGGGCGGCGGCTCCGGCATCGGGGCCGCCGTCGCCGAACGCCTCCGCAGCGAGGGCTACCACGTCGCCACCATCGACCTGACCCCCTCACCCGACGACCCACTGGCCAAGGCCGCCGACGTCACCGACCCCGTGCGGCTCGCCGCGGCGTTCTCGGCGATCCGGGAACAGTTGGGCCCCATCACGATTCTGGTGAACGCGGCGGGGCTCGACGGATTCAGCAAGTTCTCCGACATCGATTTCGACTCCTGGCGCAAGGTGATCGACGTCAACCTCAACGGCGTCTACCACACGGTGCAGGCGGTCCTGCCCGACATGGTCGAGGCCGGATGGGGCCGGATCGTCAACATCTCCTCCTCGAGCGCGCATTCCGGCCAGCCGTTCATGGCGCACTACGTGGCGGCCAAATCGGCGGTCAACGGACTCACCAAGGCACTGGCACTGGAGTTGGGGCCCAAGGGAATCACCGTTAACGCGGTGCCACCCGGCTTCATCGACACCCCGATGCTGCGCAACGCCGAGAATCAGAAGAACCTCGGCGGCACCGTCGAAGACCACATCAAGCGCACCCCGGTACGCCGGGTTGGCCGCCCGCAGGACATCGCCGCCGCGTGCGCCTTCCTCATCTCCGAGGACGCCGGCTACGTCACCGGCCAGATCCTGGGCGTCAACGGCGGCCGTAACACCTAA